In Cyanobacteria bacterium GSL.Bin1, a genomic segment contains:
- a CDS encoding glutamine synthetase type III: MSGNAGRVQAINHITNRDAIPTQPPERLEDIWAENVFDLNKMQASLPKAVFKSIKKTIVTGEKLDSSVADAVATAMRDWAMSKGALYYAHVFYPMTNLTAEKHDGFISVQGDGKVISEFSGKVLVQGEPDGSSFPNGGIRDTFEARGYTGWDVTSPAYIMETENGSTLCIPTVFVSWTGEALDKKVPLLRSIAAMDKAARKVLTLLGNEEVAPVNSSCGAEQEYFLVDANFASQRPDLLLAGRTLFGKAPAKGQEFDDHYFGAIPERIQIFMQEVESTLYKLGIPAKTRHNEVAPGQFEIAPFFEAANVASDHQQLIMTVLKQTAKKHGFICLLHEKPFAGINGSGKHVNWSVGNATQGNLLDPGDSPHENAQFLLFCAAVIRGVHKYGPLMRAAIATASNDHRLGANEAPPAIMSVYLGTQLEEVFEQIKTGTVSESKQKGVLDIGVDVVPQLTQDAGDRNRTSPFAFTGNRFEFRAVGSNQSVSGPLIVLNTMLADSLDWIGNRLENELAKDTEMNTAIITVLKDVMEQHSAVIFGGNGYSEEWHKMAVEERGLVNLPTSADALPVLKEEAIEDLFKKTGVLTPVELESRFEVYAEQYILSIEVEAKLMVNMAKTMIYPAAMEYLSQLSNTLNNLAHFSIALEQDHIQKIANLTNSLVSEITCLSDALAKNHAANTEEKMRYCASTLLPIMRELREKADALEGEVADSLWPLPTYQEMLFIK; the protein is encoded by the coding sequence ATGAGTGGAAATGCTGGCCGAGTACAAGCCATTAATCACATCACCAATCGCGATGCTATACCAACTCAACCTCCAGAGCGTTTGGAGGATATTTGGGCAGAAAACGTATTTGACCTGAATAAAATGCAGGCCAGTCTTCCCAAGGCAGTCTTTAAATCGATTAAAAAGACAATTGTTACTGGTGAAAAGCTTGACTCCTCGGTTGCAGATGCCGTTGCCACTGCCATGCGAGACTGGGCAATGTCAAAAGGGGCCCTTTACTACGCCCATGTTTTTTACCCCATGACTAATTTGACCGCAGAAAAACATGACGGTTTCATTTCTGTGCAAGGTGACGGCAAAGTGATTTCCGAATTTTCCGGCAAAGTGTTGGTACAGGGTGAACCAGATGGCTCTTCTTTCCCCAATGGGGGGATTCGCGACACCTTTGAAGCACGAGGCTATACCGGATGGGATGTAACTAGCCCAGCCTACATCATGGAAACGGAGAATGGGTCAACCCTTTGTATTCCCACTGTATTTGTTTCTTGGACTGGGGAAGCATTAGATAAAAAAGTTCCCCTCTTACGTTCTATTGCAGCAATGGATAAAGCAGCTCGTAAGGTTTTAACCCTCCTGGGCAATGAAGAAGTTGCACCAGTTAATTCGAGCTGTGGCGCAGAACAAGAGTATTTTCTCGTGGATGCCAATTTTGCTAGTCAGCGTCCCGATCTTTTATTAGCCGGACGAACCCTTTTTGGCAAAGCTCCAGCCAAAGGTCAAGAATTTGATGATCATTACTTTGGTGCGATTCCCGAGCGGATACAGATTTTTATGCAGGAAGTGGAATCGACGCTCTACAAGCTGGGGATTCCGGCGAAAACTCGCCATAACGAGGTCGCACCGGGTCAATTTGAAATTGCCCCATTTTTTGAAGCCGCTAATGTTGCCAGCGATCACCAGCAACTAATCATGACGGTTCTCAAGCAAACTGCCAAAAAGCACGGTTTTATCTGTCTGCTTCATGAGAAACCTTTTGCTGGGATTAATGGTTCGGGCAAGCACGTGAATTGGTCAGTTGGGAATGCCACTCAAGGCAATCTCCTCGATCCCGGCGACTCGCCCCATGAAAATGCTCAGTTCCTGTTATTCTGCGCCGCTGTCATTCGAGGAGTTCATAAATATGGACCGCTGATGCGCGCAGCGATCGCGACAGCGAGTAATGACCATCGTTTAGGCGCGAACGAAGCCCCACCGGCAATTATGTCTGTTTATTTAGGGACACAACTCGAAGAAGTATTTGAGCAGATCAAAACGGGAACTGTTTCTGAGTCTAAGCAGAAAGGTGTATTGGATATTGGCGTTGATGTGGTGCCACAATTGACTCAAGATGCTGGCGATCGCAACCGCACTTCACCGTTTGCGTTTACAGGCAACCGCTTTGAATTTCGAGCTGTGGGTTCTAATCAGTCTGTTTCCGGTCCCTTAATTGTTTTGAATACAATGCTTGCTGATTCCCTAGACTGGATCGGCAATCGACTGGAAAATGAACTGGCAAAAGACACCGAAATGAATACTGCCATTATTACGGTCTTGAAAGATGTCATGGAACAGCATAGTGCCGTCATCTTTGGGGGGAATGGCTACTCAGAAGAATGGCACAAAATGGCAGTGGAAGAGCGAGGATTAGTGAACTTACCCACTAGCGCCGATGCGCTACCTGTTTTGAAGGAAGAAGCAATTGAAGATTTGTTTAAGAAAACCGGTGTCCTGACGCCTGTTGAGTTAGAAAGTCGCTTTGAAGTCTATGCCGAACAGTACATCCTCTCCATTGAAGTGGAAGCGAAACTAATGGTTAACATGGCAAAAACCATGATTTATCCGGCGGCAATGGAGTATTTATCCCAACTCTCGAACACACTTAACAATCTTGCCCATTTCAGTATCGCTTTAGAACAGGATCATATCCAGAAAATTGCCAATTTGACTAATTCTTTAGTATCAGAAATCACTTGTCTCAGTGATGCTTTAGCGAAAAATCATGCTGCAAACACAGAAGAAAAGATGCGCTACTGTGCTAGTACTTTGTTGCCAATCATGAGAGAACTACGCGAGAAGGCTGATGCTTTGGAAGGTGAAGTTGCCGATAGTCTCTGGCCCCTCCCCACTTATCAGGAAATGTTATTTATTAAGTAG
- a CDS encoding DUF1361 domain-containing protein, translating into MESILANTFDEFNKYSGWIVWNLFLAFIPLVLSLWLFLRRSNKRSLLWWLILVVYIAFLPNAPYLLTDIIHLIEAIRANYSIWITTLVFIPLHVSAILVGWEAYVISLINQGHYLKQQGWRKFIVPSELITHGLCAIGIFLGRFRRFNSWDLVTQPDILITSTINDLTDKKPLLVILITWIILIILYWLTKQISLGTLLRIKMLLYKLDAQK; encoded by the coding sequence ATGGAATCAATACTCGCTAATACATTTGATGAATTTAATAAATATAGTGGTTGGATTGTCTGGAATCTATTTTTGGCGTTTATTCCTTTAGTCCTTAGTTTATGGTTGTTTCTGAGGAGGAGTAACAAACGATCGCTGCTTTGGTGGTTGATTTTAGTCGTTTATATTGCTTTTTTACCGAATGCTCCTTATTTACTCACTGATATCATTCATCTCATTGAAGCGATCCGAGCCAACTATTCGATTTGGATTACTACTTTAGTTTTTATTCCGCTACACGTCTCAGCGATCTTGGTTGGATGGGAAGCTTATGTTATTTCTTTGATTAATCAAGGTCACTATCTGAAACAACAAGGGTGGAGAAAATTTATTGTTCCGAGTGAGTTAATCACTCATGGTCTATGTGCCATTGGGATTTTTTTAGGACGATTTCGTCGCTTTAATAGTTGGGATTTAGTAACCCAGCCAGACATTTTAATTACTTCAACAATCAACGATTTAACTGATAAAAAACCATTGTTGGTTATTTTAATAACTTGGATTATTTTAATTATTCTCTATTGGTTAACGAAACAAATTAGTCTAGGAACTTTATTACGAATTAAGATGTTATTATACAAGCTCGATGCCCAAAAATAG
- a CDS encoding multicopper oxidase domain-containing protein — MNFVNPNPGQPLWKRRQFLKWGAAGIGVLGTNLLFNPIAQSKSKPIIPPPPKDTPMQGNGINPFRFLREFDYGTVKQENGRTVREFYLEATSGIIELNTVVSFRTWTYNDRVPGPTLRAKTGDRVRVIFNNQAGRFHTVHFHGIHPASEDGIRSVRHDEQVVYEFDAQPYGVHLYHCHVEPVTRHIGKGLYGMFIIDPPEPRPQADEMVLIMGAYDTNADEENEFYAFNGLPNYYDDYPIPIQKDQLIRVYLLNMMEFASAATFHLHANMFQLYRTGSTLTPHEVADAVTMGPSERHILEFSYQYPGKYMFHPHQDWIAERGCMGYFQVVDKA; from the coding sequence ATGAATTTTGTCAATCCGAATCCGGGTCAGCCACTCTGGAAACGTCGCCAATTCCTAAAATGGGGAGCAGCAGGAATTGGCGTTTTAGGAACCAATCTCTTGTTTAACCCCATTGCTCAAAGTAAAAGTAAACCGATTATTCCTCCTCCACCAAAAGATACCCCAATGCAGGGGAATGGCATCAATCCTTTTCGCTTTCTCCGAGAATTCGATTACGGAACTGTCAAACAAGAAAATGGGCGCACTGTTCGCGAATTTTATCTGGAAGCCACATCCGGCATTATTGAACTGAATACCGTGGTTTCCTTTCGCACTTGGACTTATAATGATCGCGTGCCCGGTCCTACTTTAAGAGCGAAAACCGGCGATCGCGTGCGAGTCATCTTTAATAACCAAGCCGGGCGTTTTCACACCGTCCATTTCCACGGAATTCACCCCGCCTCCGAAGATGGGATCCGTTCCGTTCGCCACGATGAACAAGTGGTCTATGAGTTTGATGCTCAACCCTACGGCGTTCACCTCTATCACTGTCACGTCGAACCCGTCACTCGTCACATTGGGAAAGGACTGTACGGGATGTTTATTATCGATCCCCCAGAACCGCGTCCGCAAGCCGATGAAATGGTTCTGATTATGGGGGCTTACGATACCAATGCAGATGAGGAAAATGAATTCTATGCTTTTAATGGCCTCCCGAACTACTACGATGACTATCCGATTCCCATCCAAAAAGACCAATTGATTCGGGTTTATCTGTTGAACATGATGGAATTTGCCTCTGCAGCCACCTTTCATCTCCATGCCAATATGTTTCAGTTATATCGAACGGGTTCTACTCTTACCCCTCATGAAGTCGCAGATGCGGTAACCATGGGTCCTTCAGAACGCCATATTCTAGAATTCTCCTATCAGTATCCCGGAAAATATATGTTTCATCCCCATCAAGACTGGATTGCCGAACGGGGATGTATGGGGTATTTCCAAGTGGTTGACAAAGCTTAA
- a CDS encoding NADH-quinone oxidoreductase subunit L: MEWAELQEWADQARQKRKNIRVYCCTSTGCQASNSPAVKKAMDKAVKEANLGTEVQVVSVGCMGFCGQGPIVEVENSQDPNHYRLYEQVTPEQAPSIIKGLQGEIVTATPGNPNHPFFAHQLQIVREHSGQIDPESIEEYLAVGGYQGLHHSLFEMSPEEVVQEITRSGLRGRGGAGFPTGLKWSTVAKMPPGQKYVICNADEGDPGAFMDRSVLESDPHRIIEGMAIAGYAVGADHGYIYVRAEYPLAISRLEKAIKQAKRNNVLGTQIFGSAINFSVEIRVGAGAFVCGEETALIASVSGGRGVPRPRPPYPAVVGLYGKPTLINNVETLGNIAPIITKGADWYASIGTGKSKGTKIFSLTGNVIYNGLIEVPMGITLREIVEEMGGGVPNGGQVKAVQTGGPSGGCIPADQLDISVDYESLSAAGSMMGSGGMVVMDQDTSMVGVAKYYMEFCQEESCGKCIPCRAGTVQMYDLLKKLLAEEATAADLAQLQELCDMVKATSLCGLGQTSPNPVLSTLRYFESEYQDLLQPAMSKV, translated from the coding sequence ATGGAATGGGCAGAATTACAAGAGTGGGCTGACCAAGCACGACAAAAAAGAAAAAACATTCGGGTTTATTGTTGTACCTCGACGGGGTGTCAGGCTTCCAATTCCCCGGCGGTCAAAAAAGCAATGGACAAAGCAGTGAAAGAAGCCAACTTAGGCACTGAAGTACAAGTCGTGAGTGTGGGTTGTATGGGCTTTTGCGGTCAGGGTCCAATTGTAGAAGTGGAAAATAGTCAAGATCCTAACCACTACCGACTTTATGAACAAGTGACTCCCGAACAAGCCCCGTCGATTATTAAAGGACTACAAGGGGAAATTGTCACCGCAACCCCCGGTAATCCTAATCATCCATTCTTTGCTCATCAACTGCAAATTGTTCGAGAACATAGTGGCCAAATTGATCCAGAAAGTATTGAAGAGTATCTTGCGGTTGGGGGCTATCAGGGTTTACACCATAGCCTCTTTGAAATGTCTCCAGAAGAAGTGGTGCAAGAAATTACTCGCTCTGGGTTGCGCGGTCGCGGGGGAGCGGGTTTTCCCACGGGGCTGAAATGGTCAACCGTAGCAAAAATGCCCCCTGGACAAAAATATGTCATTTGTAACGCGGATGAAGGGGATCCCGGTGCATTTATGGACCGGAGTGTGCTCGAAAGCGACCCCCATCGAATTATAGAAGGAATGGCGATCGCGGGCTATGCGGTGGGGGCAGACCACGGTTATATTTATGTTCGCGCTGAGTATCCTTTAGCCATTTCTCGTCTGGAAAAAGCGATTAAGCAGGCCAAACGCAACAATGTCCTCGGCACGCAAATTTTTGGTTCAGCCATTAACTTTTCGGTCGAAATCCGCGTAGGGGCGGGTGCATTTGTCTGTGGGGAAGAAACGGCTCTCATTGCCTCAGTTTCTGGTGGACGCGGGGTTCCTCGTCCACGCCCTCCTTATCCTGCTGTGGTTGGACTCTATGGCAAACCCACCTTAATTAACAACGTGGAAACCCTTGGTAATATTGCCCCCATTATCACTAAAGGCGCGGACTGGTATGCCAGCATTGGCACCGGTAAGAGTAAAGGCACAAAGATTTTCTCCCTCACGGGAAACGTTATCTATAACGGTTTAATTGAAGTGCCGATGGGCATCACCCTGCGAGAAATTGTTGAGGAAATGGGCGGAGGCGTTCCCAATGGCGGTCAAGTGAAGGCAGTGCAAACGGGTGGTCCCTCTGGCGGTTGTATTCCTGCCGACCAATTAGATATTTCTGTAGATTACGAATCTCTCTCCGCAGCCGGTTCGATGATGGGATCCGGGGGCATGGTCGTCATGGATCAAGACACCAGTATGGTGGGGGTTGCCAAGTATTACATGGAATTTTGTCAAGAAGAGAGCTGTGGCAAGTGTATTCCTTGTCGGGCGGGAACCGTACAAATGTACGATCTGCTCAAAAAATTACTTGCTGAAGAAGCCACTGCAGCTGATTTAGCGCAACTGCAAGAACTCTGCGACATGGTAAAAGCAACCAGTTTGTGTGGTTTGGGGCAAACGTCGCCTAATCCCGTCTTGAGTACCTTGCGCTATTTTGAGTCTGAGTATCAAGATTTGCTACAGCCGGCGATGAGTAAAGTATAA
- the hoxE gene encoding bidirectional hydrogenase complex protein HoxE has translation MKTASQETETKQPQKQPDKRFRVLDVTMKRSQYQQDSLIEVLHKAQEAFGYLEEDVLAYVAKHLKLPLSRVYGVATFYHLFMLKPGGAHTCVVCMGTACYVKGSDKILSNLEKEFQITAGETTADGQVSLVTARCIGACGIAPAIVFDGTVAGQQNSESVSKKLHQWQEEK, from the coding sequence ATGAAAACTGCGAGCCAAGAAACTGAAACAAAGCAACCTCAAAAGCAGCCAGACAAGCGCTTCCGTGTTCTGGATGTGACAATGAAGCGCTCTCAATATCAACAAGATTCCCTAATTGAGGTTCTACACAAAGCCCAAGAAGCATTTGGTTATTTAGAAGAAGATGTCCTCGCCTATGTTGCCAAACACCTGAAACTCCCCCTGAGTCGGGTTTATGGTGTCGCCACTTTCTACCATCTTTTCATGCTGAAGCCCGGTGGCGCTCATACTTGTGTCGTTTGTATGGGGACAGCGTGTTATGTCAAAGGCAGCGACAAAATCTTATCCAATCTTGAAAAAGAATTCCAAATTACTGCCGGAGAAACCACTGCAGATGGTCAAGTCTCTTTAGTAACGGCGCGCTGTATTGGGGCTTGTGGAATTGCGCCTGCCATCGTTTTTGATGGCACGGTTGCCGGTCAACAAAACTCCGAGAGTGTCAGCAAAAAGTTACACCAATGGCAAGAGGAGAAATAA
- the hoxU gene encoding bidirectional hydrogenase complex protein HoxU has product MAVTTLTIDEVDVAVEAGSTILQASQEAEIRIPVLCHLEGVSDVGACRLCLVEVEGINKLLPACVTEVSEEMKVHTNTPRLQEYRKMIVEMLFAEGNHVCAICVANENCELQDLAVEVGMDHTRFSYRFPTDRDVDVSHERFGIDRNRCVLCTRCVRVCDEIEGAHVWDVAERGEVCKVVTGLNQPWGEVDACTACGKCVDACPTGAIFRKGVTVAEMERDRAKLEFLVTAREKKEWTR; this is encoded by the coding sequence ATGGCAGTAACAACACTGACAATTGATGAGGTTGATGTCGCCGTAGAAGCGGGGTCAACGATTTTACAGGCTTCGCAAGAAGCAGAAATCCGGATTCCGGTATTATGCCACCTAGAAGGGGTTTCTGACGTGGGTGCGTGTCGCCTCTGTTTGGTGGAAGTGGAAGGGATTAATAAATTGCTTCCCGCTTGTGTAACCGAAGTGAGTGAAGAGATGAAAGTCCACACCAACACCCCCCGTTTACAAGAATATCGGAAGATGATCGTGGAAATGCTATTTGCGGAGGGGAATCATGTTTGTGCGATTTGTGTGGCAAATGAGAACTGTGAGTTACAGGATTTAGCCGTTGAGGTGGGAATGGATCATACCCGCTTTAGCTATCGTTTCCCCACTGACCGAGATGTGGATGTCTCTCACGAACGCTTTGGCATAGATCGCAATCGTTGTGTGTTATGTACACGCTGTGTGCGCGTTTGCGATGAAATTGAAGGGGCGCACGTTTGGGATGTTGCCGAACGAGGGGAAGTGTGTAAAGTTGTCACGGGCTTAAATCAACCTTGGGGCGAAGTGGATGCTTGTACCGCTTGCGGCAAGTGTGTGGATGCTTGCCCAACCGGGGCAATTTTCCGGAAAGGGGTAACCGTTGCCGAAATGGAGCGCGATCGCGCCAAATTAGAATTTTTAGTGACCGCACGGGAGAAAAAAGAATGGACAAGATAA
- a CDS encoding Ni/Fe hydrogenase subunit alpha, producing the protein MAKTVTIDPVTRIEGHAKISVYLNDEGNVDDARFHVVEFRGFEKFCEGRPMFEMAGITARICGICPVSHLLASAKTGDKILAVQIPPAGEKLRRLMNLGQITQSHALSFFHLSSPDFLLGFDSDPQARNIFGLIQSDPELARAGIRLRQFGQKIIELLGARKIHAAWAVPGGVRSPLSEEARDWIIERLPEARATTEQALGLFKRLLDQFATEADVFGKFPSLFMGLVAPDGTWEHYDGHIRFMDSEGNIIADRLSEDNYTDFIGEAIEPWSYLKFPYYKPMGYPDGMYRVGPLARLNICERFGTIAADRELEEFRSRAGARVATSSFFYHYARLVEILGAIDRIEQLMYDHDLMSPRVRAEAGINSLEGIGVSEAPRGTLFHHYNVNENGLIEKVNLIIATGQNNLAMNRTVTQIAQHYIHGNEISEGMLNRVEAGIRAFDPCLSCSTHAIGQMPLHIQLFDRDRALLDEVYRD; encoded by the coding sequence ATGGCAAAAACAGTAACAATTGATCCGGTCACTCGCATCGAAGGTCACGCCAAAATCTCTGTCTATCTCAATGACGAGGGAAATGTGGATGATGCTCGCTTCCATGTGGTTGAGTTTCGAGGGTTTGAGAAATTCTGCGAAGGTCGCCCCATGTTTGAAATGGCAGGCATTACCGCTCGCATTTGCGGGATTTGCCCGGTCAGTCATCTCCTCGCTTCGGCTAAAACCGGGGATAAAATTCTTGCCGTGCAGATTCCCCCAGCAGGAGAAAAATTACGACGGTTGATGAACTTGGGACAAATTACCCAGTCTCATGCCCTCAGTTTCTTTCATCTCAGTAGCCCTGATTTTCTCCTTGGCTTTGACAGTGACCCCCAAGCGCGCAATATTTTCGGCTTAATCCAGTCGGATCCCGAATTAGCGCGGGCTGGGATTCGCTTGCGACAATTTGGACAAAAAATTATTGAGTTGCTCGGCGCCCGGAAAATTCACGCGGCCTGGGCAGTTCCGGGTGGGGTGCGTTCGCCGCTATCAGAAGAAGCCCGCGATTGGATTATAGAGCGGCTTCCCGAAGCGCGAGCAACTACAGAACAGGCGCTGGGACTATTTAAACGGCTGTTGGATCAATTTGCCACCGAAGCCGATGTATTTGGGAAATTTCCCTCCCTATTTATGGGGTTAGTTGCCCCGGATGGCACTTGGGAACATTATGACGGTCACATTCGCTTTATGGATAGTGAGGGCAACATTATCGCGGATCGACTCAGTGAGGACAATTACACTGACTTTATTGGTGAAGCCATCGAGCCTTGGTCCTATCTCAAATTTCCCTACTATAAACCAATGGGCTACCCAGATGGCATGTATCGGGTGGGACCTTTAGCGCGTTTGAATATTTGTGAGCGATTTGGCACCATCGCCGCAGACCGTGAGTTAGAAGAATTTCGCAGTCGCGCTGGGGCAAGAGTTGCTACCTCCTCTTTCTTTTACCACTACGCCCGGTTAGTAGAAATTTTAGGCGCGATCGACCGCATTGAACAACTCATGTACGATCATGATTTAATGTCGCCTCGGGTACGTGCTGAAGCGGGTATTAATTCCTTAGAAGGCATTGGTGTCAGTGAAGCCCCCCGAGGAACCCTCTTTCACCATTACAACGTCAATGAAAACGGTCTCATTGAGAAGGTGAATTTGATTATTGCCACGGGACAAAATAACCTAGCCATGAACCGTACCGTTACCCAGATTGCCCAACATTATATTCACGGGAATGAAATTTCCGAGGGAATGCTCAACCGTGTGGAAGCTGGCATTCGTGCCTTTGATCCCTGCTTAAGTTGTTCCACTCATGCTATCGGACAAATGCCTTTGCATATTCAACTGTTTGATCGCGATCGCGCGCTGCTTGATGAAGTGTATCGTGATTAA
- the cysC gene encoding adenylyl-sulfate kinase, whose product MKHRGVTIWLTGLSGAGKTTITRALEQELRSRNCEKLEVLDGDIVRQNLTKGLGFSKEDRDTNIRRIGFVSHLLTRNGVIVIVSAISPYREIREEVRQQIGDFVEIFVNAPLNVCEERDVKGLYKKARAGEIEKFTGIDDPYEPPNNPEVECRTDLEALEESVGKVLGKLEALGYISY is encoded by the coding sequence ATGAAACATCGTGGAGTAACCATTTGGTTAACGGGTTTAAGTGGTGCCGGTAAAACAACAATTACCAGAGCTTTAGAACAAGAGCTGCGATCGCGCAATTGTGAAAAGCTAGAAGTCTTAGATGGCGATATTGTCCGGCAAAACCTTACCAAGGGTTTAGGATTTAGTAAAGAAGACCGGGATACCAATATCCGTCGCATTGGCTTTGTGTCTCATCTGCTCACCCGGAATGGGGTGATTGTTATCGTATCGGCAATTTCCCCCTATCGAGAAATTAGAGAAGAAGTCCGTCAACAAATTGGGGATTTTGTTGAAATCTTTGTCAATGCCCCTTTAAATGTTTGCGAAGAGCGAGATGTCAAAGGCTTATACAAAAAAGCACGCGCCGGAGAAATCGAAAAATTTACTGGCATTGATGACCCTTATGAACCGCCAAATAATCCCGAAGTCGAATGTCGGACTGATTTAGAAGCTTTAGAAGAAAGTGTCGGGAAAGTATTAGGAAAACTCGAAGCACTGGGTTATATTTCTTATTAA
- a CDS encoding ATP-binding cassette domain-containing protein, with amino-acid sequence MSVIVVEHLSKVYPVAIKEPGWKGAWNHFFKRNYRYVNAVKDVTFYVEPGEIVGFLGANGAGKTTTLKMLTGLIHPSTGRVRVAGYQPFRRQHAFLKQMSLVMGQKQQLLWDLPAIDSLKINAAVYQISDVDFRQRVGEFSEMLDLEGKLSKPMRKLSLGERMKAELLAALLHHPQVLFLDEPTLGLDINAQAAVRDFLREYNQRQQATIILTSHYMADITALCERVMLMHQGRLFYDGGLDELVEKFAPYREVVVEFSEPLPEEKLVQYGELEGIEGREARFIIRREDLTQTTAKLLMQLDVIDLKVSDPPIEEIIGRLFRQGGLTNRTVDSLSSDRCSF; translated from the coding sequence ATGTCAGTCATCGTTGTTGAACATCTGAGTAAAGTTTACCCCGTTGCGATTAAAGAACCAGGCTGGAAAGGCGCATGGAATCACTTTTTTAAGCGCAATTATCGCTATGTTAATGCGGTAAAAGATGTCACGTTTTATGTTGAACCTGGAGAAATCGTCGGTTTTTTGGGGGCAAATGGCGCGGGGAAAACAACAACCCTGAAAATGTTGACTGGGTTAATTCATCCCTCCACAGGGCGGGTACGAGTCGCCGGTTATCAACCGTTTCGTCGCCAGCACGCTTTTCTCAAGCAAATGAGTTTGGTAATGGGGCAAAAGCAGCAATTACTCTGGGATTTACCTGCGATTGACTCTTTAAAGATTAATGCAGCCGTTTATCAAATTTCTGATGTTGACTTTCGCCAGCGCGTCGGCGAGTTCAGTGAAATGTTGGATCTAGAAGGAAAACTCAGTAAACCGATGCGGAAATTATCCCTTGGGGAACGGATGAAAGCCGAGTTACTCGCTGCATTACTCCATCATCCACAAGTTTTATTCCTGGATGAACCGACGTTAGGGTTAGATATTAATGCCCAAGCGGCAGTGAGAGACTTTTTACGGGAATATAATCAACGTCAGCAAGCCACCATCATTTTGACGAGTCACTACATGGCAGATATTACAGCGTTATGTGAGCGTGTTATGTTGATGCACCAAGGACGCCTCTTTTATGATGGCGGTTTGGACGAATTAGTGGAAAAATTTGCACCGTATCGAGAAGTAGTCGTCGAGTTTTCTGAACCTTTACCGGAAGAAAAGCTAGTCCAATATGGTGAACTCGAAGGAATTGAAGGGCGAGAAGCGCGTTTTATTATCCGTCGGGAGGATTTAACCCAAACGACGGCAAAACTTTTAATGCAATTAGATGTGATTGATTTAAAGGTTAGTGATCCGCCGATTGAAGAAATTATTGGGCGTTTGTTCCGTCAGGGAGGATTAACGAACAGAACAGTTGACAGTCTTAGCTCCGATAGATGCAGCTTTTAA
- a CDS encoding oxidoreductase, whose product MDKIKFATIWLAGCSGCHMSFLDLDEWLIELAQHVDVVYSPVGSDYKDYPDGVDVCLVEGAVANEDNLELIREVRDKTKLLVSFGDCAVTANVPAMRNLQGKTDDTLQRCYLELGDDSRQLPHAPGIVPELLDRVRPVHEVVSVDLFLPGCPPSAERIQNAIAPLLEAKNPDMTGREMLKFG is encoded by the coding sequence ATGGACAAGATAAAATTTGCAACGATTTGGCTAGCTGGGTGTTCCGGTTGTCATATGTCATTTTTAGATTTAGATGAATGGCTGATTGAACTCGCCCAACACGTCGATGTCGTTTATTCCCCAGTCGGATCAGATTATAAAGACTACCCCGATGGCGTTGATGTTTGCCTTGTGGAAGGGGCTGTTGCTAATGAGGACAACCTGGAACTGATTCGAGAAGTGCGGGACAAAACAAAACTGCTAGTTTCTTTTGGCGATTGTGCGGTTACAGCGAATGTTCCGGCGATGCGAAACTTGCAAGGGAAAACCGATGACACCCTGCAACGATGCTACTTAGAACTGGGCGATGACTCGCGGCAACTCCCTCACGCCCCCGGAATTGTCCCAGAATTGCTAGATCGAGTGCGTCCCGTCCATGAAGTGGTGAGTGTTGATTTGTTTTTACCCGGGTGTCCCCCTTCCGCGGAGCGCATTCAGAACGCGATCGCGCCGTTGCTGGAAGCGAAAAATCCAGACATGACTGGACGAGAAATGCTCAAATTTGGTTGA